The Athalia rosae chromosome 7, iyAthRosa1.1, whole genome shotgun sequence genome window below encodes:
- the LOC105691128 gene encoding NBAS subunit of NRZ tethering complex-like isoform X1, which yields MEDNRKEEYKDESILYELLEYYVRKQDPELSRCKNDAAILPATGTIKNALKYLNNRYSLPECISLEIGLTLPWKFAVGDRGSLLAILQDNLIEIRKSKDEYSSVVGKASVPKDAFPQWRKLAWSPDCSLLVLACSNGYLSFFNSLGNNVFNISPKSLNTNQSSNVLEAGDAVASMIFLKTRVKSLKWAYEFLVINYSGLLKAYYVSATDVFEESHEFSFGSFYRNGVTSVAYNERHNLLFLAGSNITQNVNTTSSKWGLTSWRILNDVPYYKLSFTNEEKDTSTSGLSIWSYLPSLRAQVESIIFKISISPSGEFMACLHTESSITIWHLPSLRLHRRWELNEQPDFNARNPLGVVKIRKLPAGLSEFHPMDVDWWSNHSVIIARYCGSVSVCSIKDLRNLLGSSPEFLYGQPQILELCPERGFLSLDCETLLTSKKRSRDSNNESQNSESSAESEKEEDDQEKTTVLQYAGSLLQGALYSITDMEKFQPKRKKSKLVHRTYRILGLKSTTPEELYLRKIEIEEYGEALALARSYNLDTDLVYQTQWRKSEFSLNAIKDHLSKVSKRSWVLNECVTRVPETIEATRELLNFGLRGANLETLLTIGIKDEGKFTPDDAYEDYKDDLDETNTNLRQIQKTNQILEKININDLSEEQKELVKYRRKLLDHLDKLQTYEIILEAPFMYDKNFYEEFRKFSALENTVRFAKDSNYRAVDIMFTYNSAKILPHWLAILSFFPETLKPSDYEKLLPECDSEGRLFLPDQRELRQKDWSEKSEFDNALGLSDDDGLELIYQCDPTLTAYRNVPLTQELLERWYKSRAYQIERNSFMVGNALDLIRIGKSRNVAELENFLFALETLDDLVYKVNMEDMSLAKLEKLTDLDKVKLLMSRSDEENFVDNIKNLVLPFIHRREKLQTEENSLQLLHNYLVSISLDDLTRPLKFFEYLKQTLNTEIIKESMDVVKLALDCIYSCNDPKMYEKAKCIFECIPVTSGELESAPMYEVIEELEQELECLKTLSEYNVKTTLSYIKNNKKIPETVKLLLIQMARNVNLQPRNEKLWPQLLNDILKLHESTFSCLDIEVCFEICVSARLTSGDKLTIQNSEGLIETKRTEKSLLKVPYEKAVDLILQASIEYFNSSKSLTDSSMELAKACLYLIQDDNPDIKEEYELISSLQILNDFNVNILPLQVRFSQDRIKLIESCLNSQEDAYKSTQRLLTLASYLRVEKYNPRTRDGKVLELIAQKAYQVKDFEVCATTCQRLIDQSSSSAWRIVFDLGNEEDYQDLKFRRKCLSFALNCGPNDLLETIIQRMQLLEIQILHKDLDALFQEQVSENYNVFESEDEFTDAMTTPQVESKEFVPTILGTSTDMVRSSAELVKKSTYSILRNVGNKDFWKNTLNLNFAAQSGEVFQREDEILKLDAPEKSPQSFSCFYESLHNDSSVSIFETDYTKYSMPDLNENKFKLCQNLVRVALLGESACYGIEVSNIDHLFVECARHILTEDCLLGISYLMSLRNFELDFVKSAFEDIPDADLRLQLAAYFYSLELYKKLFPDRCPGYNYDPLELIICMTKAAKDTEEDNCKIVEGLIYWSACLLNSKELEAESNQLEVDEEQSTEPENVPDIPPSTLKAAYDRFSAEAMSFESNDEGTGWDDAWGDFSEDSETEEKILEVNAVEKSVSELERFESFENLLQKVNGEEEYVKAKEKLFAWEKFEKPELTTVDKHPALKLIRIINEIFKGENERLMECKEILSRQTVVEDVLREFLNNSKSCLNLELEIFVRLSSDYRSLQEEGVHMLKERYQELELSPMILREIFFKNLTGSFHPNHTVFKEVIQEVSSNFHTKDIKEELISLAEVLIAHRYLPQAAALKNLAYSVPRSLRTFDSGLDSFNR from the exons ATGGAAGATAACAGGAAAGAGGAGTACAAAGATGAATCGATTTTATACGAGCTCCTCGAGTACTACGTCAGAAAACAGGATCCGGAATTATCC CGATGCAAGAATGATGCAGCTATCTTACCAGCAACtggaacaataaaaaatgCTCTCAAGTATCTGAACAACAGATACTCGCTACCAGAATGCATATCTTTGGAGATCGGACTCACTCTACCCTGGAAATTTGCTGTCGGAGATAGAGGAAGCCTCTTGGCTATCCTGCAGGATAATTTGATTGAAATAAGAAAGTCGAAAGACGAGTATTCATCTGTAGTCGGCAAAGCTTCTG TTCCTAAGGATGCTTTTCCACAGTGGCGAAAACTAGCGTGGAGTCCTGACTGTTCATTGCTGGTATTAGCATGTAGTAACGGTTATCTATCGTTCTTCAATTCTTTGGGGAACAACGTTTTCAATATAAGCCCTAAAAGTTTGAATACAAATCAGAGCTCGAATGTTCTAGAGGCTGGAGATGCGGTTGCGTCAATGATATTCCTTAAAACTAGAGTTAAGAGCCTCAAATGGGCCTACGAATTCCTCGTCATAAATTATAGCGGACTCTTAAAAGCATATTACGTTTCTGCAACTGACGTCTTTGAGGAAAGCCACGAATTCTCTTTTGGCAGTTTCTACAGGAATGGTGTGACTAGTGTTGCATATAACGAGAGACATAATTTACTGTTCCTGGCTGGCAGCAATATCACGCAAAATGTAAAT ACTACATCTTCCAAGTGGGGTTTAACTTCTTGGCGAATATTAAATGATGTTCCGTACTATAAGCTGTCTTTCacaaatgaagaaaaggaTACCTCAACCTCAGGACTTTCTATATGGAGCTACTTGCCTTCATTACGAGCTCAAGTAGAGTCCATAATATTCAAAATTAGCATATCACCCAGTGGAGAATTTATGGCTTGTCTACACACAGAGAGTTCAATAACAATTTGGCATTTACCAAGCCTCAGGCTCCACAGAAGATGGGAACTTAATGAGCAGCCAGATTTCAATGCCAGGAATCCACTGGGTGTTGTTAAAATCAGGAAACTACCTGCAGGATTATCTGAGTTTCATCCCATGGACGTTGACTGGTGGTCTAATCAT TCGGTTATAATCGCAAGATACTGCGGCTCTGTATCGGTCTGTTCAATAAAAGATTTGCGCAATTTGTTGGGATCCAGTCCAGAATTTCTCTATGGGCAACCACAAATCTTAGAGTTATGCCCAGAGCGAGGATTCCTCAGCCTAGACTGTGAAACTTTGTTGACTAGCAAGAAAAGGAGCAGGGATTCTAACAACGAGAGTCAAAATTCAG AATCATCAGCGGAGAGTgagaaggaagaagatgaTCAAGAGAAAACGACAGTTTTACAATATGCTGGGAGTCTACTGCAAGGTGCTTTGTACTCTATTACAGACATGGAGAAGTTTCAGCCAAAACGAAAGAAGTCAAAATTAGTTCATCGCACTTATAGAATATTAGGATTAAAAAGCACCACTCCAGAGGAattatatttgagaaaaattgaaatagag GAATATGGTGAGGCATTGGCGCTAGCTAGATCATACAACTTAGACACGGATTTGGTTTACCAAACGCAGTGGCGTAAGTCTGAGTTTTCGTTGAATGCTATAAAAGACCATTTGAGTAAGGTGAGTAAGAGATCTTGGGTCCTTAACGAGTGTGTTACTCGAGTACCCGAGACGATTGAAGCCACAAGGGAACTCCTAAACTTTGGTCTACGAGGCGCAAATCTGGAGACCCTATTAACCATTGGCATAAAAGATGAAGGTAAATTCACCCCGGATGATGCCTATGAAGATTACAAGGATGATTTAGACGAGACCAATACTAATCTCAGACAG ATACAAAAAACCAATCAgattcttgaaaaaataaacattaaCGATCTTTCCGAAGAGCAAAAGGAACTGGTGAAATACAGACGGAAGCTTCTAGACCATCTAGATAAATTGCAAACTTATGAAATCATACTAGAAGCACCTTTCATGTATGATAAAAACTTCTACGAAGAATTCCGCAAGTTCAGCGCCTTAGAGAATACTGTTAg ATTTGCAAAGGACAGTAATTATCGAGCTGTTGACATAATGTTCACCTATAACAGTGCAAAGATTCTTCCACATTGGTTGGCCATACTGAGCTTCTTTCCCGAGACTCTGAAGCCATCTGATTACGAAAAGCTTTTACCAGAATGTGACAGCGAAGGACGTCTATTTCTTCCTGATCAACGAGAGTTACGCCAAAAAGATTGGTCAGAAAAAAGCGAATTCGATAATGCTCTAGGTCTATCAGATGATGATGGATTGGAACTGATATACCAATGCGACCCTACCCTGACTGCTTACAG aaacGTACCCTTGACTCAAGAGCTACTTGAACGCTGGTACAAGTCGAGAGCCTACCAAATTGAAAGGAATAGTTTTATGGTGGGCAATGCCCTTGATTTGATTCGGATTGGAAAATCAAGAAACGTGGCAGAGCTAGAGAACTTTTTATTTGCATTGGAGACTCTAGACGATTTAGTTTATAAGGTAAACATGGAAGACATGTCTTTGGCTAAGTTAGAGAAGCTCACTGACCTCGACAAGGTCAAACTACTTATGAGCAGGTCTGACGAGGAAAACTTTGTGGATAATATAAAGAATCTTGTCCTTCCATTTATtcacagaagagaaaaactccAA ACTGAAGAAAATTCCCTTCAATTATTGCATAACTATTTGGTGAGCATAAGTCTAGATGATTTAACACGCccactgaaatttttcgagtactTGAAACAGACGCTAAATacggaaataataaaagaatcgaTGGACGTTGTAAAACTTGCCTTAGACTGCATCTACTCCTGCAATGATCctaagatgtatgaaaaggctAAATGCATATTTGAATGTATCCCAGTTACCTCTGGGGAATTGGAATCTGCTCCAATGTATGAGGTCATCGAAGAACTCGAGCAAGAACTGGAGTGTTTAAAAACTTTGAGCGAATATAACGTAAAAACTACTCTGAGCTacattaaaaataacaaaaaaattcctgaGACAGTTAAGCTCCTGTTAATTCAAATGGCTAGAAACGTGAA CCTACAAccacgaaacgagaaattgtGGCCCCAGTTACTCAACGACATACTCAAGCTTCATGAGTCTACGTTTTCGTGTTTGGACATTGAGGTGTGCTTTGAAATTTGCGTATCTGCACGATTGACGTCTGGGGATAAGTTGACTATTCAGAACTCTGAGGGCCTAATTGAAACCAAAAGGACTGAAAAGTCGCTACTTAAAGTTCCCTATGAAAAAGCAGTGGATCTGATCCTTCAAGCAAGCATCGAGTACTTCAATAGTTCAAAAAGCCTCACCGACAGCAGCATGGAGCTGGCCAA AGCGTGCCTGTATCTCATTCAAGACGACAATCCGGACATCAAAGAAGAGTACGAGCTCATAAGCTCATTGCAAATTTTGAATGACTTCAATGTCAACATCTTACCCCTACAGGTCAGATTTAGTCAAGACAGAATCAAACTCATCGAAAGTTGTTTGAACAGCCAAGAAGACGCTTACAAGAGTACACAGAGACTTCTTACCCTTGCCAGCTACCTCAGGGTCGAGAAATACAATCCTAGAACTCGTGATGGCAAAGTTCTTGAGCTAATTGCTCAAAAAGCATACCAG GTAAAAGACTTTGAAGTCTGTGCGACAACCTGCCAACGTTTGATTGATCAGAGCAGCTCATCTGCATGGAGAATTGTCTTTGATTTAGGAAATGAAGAGGATTATCAGGACCTGAAGTTCAGACGAAAATGTTTATCATTTGCGTTAAATTGTGGCCCTAATGATTTACTAGAGACCATAATTCAGCGGATGCAGTTACTAGAGATACAGATCCTTCATAAAGACCTCGATGCTTTGTTTCAAGAACAAGTTTCTGAAAACTACAACGTATTTGAAAGCGAGGACGAATTTACAGACGCCATGACAACG CCTCAAGTCGAGTCAAAGGAGTTTGTTCCAACGATCTTAGGAACGTCAACGGATATGGTTCGAAGTTCGGCCGAACTTGTAAAAAAGTCCACTTATTCAATACTCAGAAATGTAGGAAACAAAGACTTCTGGAAGAACACGTTAAATCTTAATTTTGCTGCACAAAGTGGGGAAGTGTTCCAGAGAGAGGATGAAATCCTAAAATTAGATGCTCCAGAAAAAAGTCCCCAGAGCTTTTCCTGCTTTTATGAAAGCCTACACAATGATTCGTCAGTCAGCATCTTTGAAACCGATTACACAAAGTATTCAATGCCCGATCTTAATGAGAACAAGTTTAAACTTTGCCAAAATTTAGTCAGAGTTGCTTTACTAGGCGAATCTGCCTGTTACGGAATTGAAGTCAGCAATATTGATCATT TATTCGTGGAGTGTGCTCGTCATATCTTAACGGAAGATTGTCTTCTGGGAATATCTTATTTGATGAGTCTACGCAATTTCGAATTAGACTTTGTCAAGTCGGCTTTTGAGGATATCCCAGATGCGGATTTGAGACTTCAACTAGCAGCATATTTTTACTCATTGGAGTTATACAAGAAACTGTTCCCCGACCGGTGTCCCGGTTACAACTACGATCCACTGGAATTGATTATCTGCATGACAAAAGCAGCGAAAGACACTGAAGAAGATAACTGTAAAATTGTAGAGGGTCTGATCTACTGGTCTGCATGCCTTCTAAATTCCAAAGAACTTGAAGCTGAAAGTAATCAGCTCGAAGTCGACGAGGAGCAGAGCACAGAACCAGAAAACGTACCGGATATTCCGCCTTCAACTCTCAAAGCAGCTTACGATAGATTTTCAGCTGAAGCGATGTCCTTCGAATCAAATGATGAGGGAACAGGGTGGGACGACGCGTGGGGAGACTTCTCTGAGGATAGTGAAACAGAGGAAAAGATTCTCGAGGTCAACGCGGTAGAGAAATCCGTTTCCGAATTAGAGAGATTTGAgtctttcgaaaatcttttgcaAAAAGTAAACGGTGAGGAGGAATATGTCAAGGCAAAGGAAAAACTGTTTGCCTGGGAGAAATTCGAGAAGCCGGAATTAACGACAGTGGATAAACACCCGGCACTGAAATTGATCCGGataatcaatgaaattttcaaaggcgAGAATGAGCGGTTGATGGAATGCAAAGAGATCCTTAGCCGTCAAACTGTAGTTGAAGAC GTATTGAGAgagtttttgaataattcgaaaagTTGCTTGAATTTggaattggaaattttcgtcAGACTATCATCGGATTACAGATCGCTCCAAGAAGAGGGTGTGCACATGTTGAAGGAACGATATCAG gAACTTGAATTGTCCCCGATGATACTGCGTGAAATATTCTTCAAGAATTTGACTGGTTCATTTCACCCTAACCACACTGTGTTCAAAGAAGTGATACAAGAAGTTTCGAGCAATTTCCATACGAAGGATATAAAAGAGGAGCTGATATCACTAGCTGAGGTGCTGATAGCTCATCGTTACCTTCCGCAGGCAGCTGCTCTGAAAAATCTTGCGTATTCCGTGCCTAGATCTTTGCGGACCTTCGATTCTGGTCTCGATTCATTCAATAGATAA